The Candidatus Nitrosocosmicus franklandus genome contains a region encoding:
- a CDS encoding nicotinamide-nucleotide adenylyltransferase produces MHQVKLSAAMIGRFQPFHLGHLEFVRQILEENSEVIIIVGSSQANFTPHNPFTAGERIHMIRNSLIEAEICMEKVTLVHVMDDQNNYSWFRNLKTYTPPFNVLYTGNIFIKLLLEKEDISLKDPIFTKKDQFNGTNIRKLIAKNDHFWESLVPESVKDVILQIDGVERIKKLESSWSESPFNYV; encoded by the coding sequence ATGCATCAAGTAAAATTATCGGCCGCTATGATAGGACGCTTTCAACCATTTCACTTGGGTCACTTAGAATTTGTACGTCAAATCTTGGAGGAAAATTCTGAGGTAATAATAATAGTCGGTAGTTCGCAAGCTAATTTTACACCACATAATCCATTTACCGCTGGAGAGCGTATTCATATGATAAGAAATAGTTTGATAGAGGCCGAGATATGTATGGAAAAAGTAACCTTGGTACATGTCATGGATGATCAAAATAACTATAGTTGGTTCCGTAATTTGAAAACATATACACCACCATTTAACGTTCTTTATACAGGTAATATATTCATAAAATTATTGTTGGAAAAAGAAGACATTTCGTTGAAAGATCCAATATTTACCAAAAAGGATCAGTTTAACGGAACTAACATAAGAAAATTGATAGCAAAAAACGATCACTTTTGGGAAAGCCTGGTGCCTGAATCTGTAAAGGATGTTATCCTCCAAATTGATGGTGTGGAACGAATCAAGAAATTAGAATCCTCTTGGTCTGAATCTCCTTTTAATTACGTCTAG
- the metG gene encoding methionine--tRNA ligase: MSEGNDNNSNLQFENSANESESKVHNSDTIINFSKTVQNYGINSEKNVIITSALPYANGEIHLGHIASTYLPADIFTRFLKLTGTKAYHICATDDFGTPILIRAEKEGKSPEEYVKAWNVKDRVDFESVGIIFDYFSKTSSEENIRFVQNVFIKLYNNQYIREETVVQYYCNVDKKYLPDRYVIGTCPFCNAKDQYSDLCESCGRVPEKILDPKCILCGTTPVKKESLHYFFKLSEFGEKLKNWLNSNRNLQSDIVNYVLNWIDTGLQDWDITRDLSWGVPIPKIKSSEDFRNKVFYGWFDNHLCYISAFNEFSGRVLKKDGRDLWNNSEIIHFIGKDIVYHHYLFLPAIRMGINSEYKLPDRIITRGHLLLQNRKLSKSKNWSISLKSFTDNFNSDYLRFYLASIIPFSQSDINFDWDTFYEKINNELISNIGNFINRTLTFTKKQFGGIVPLPTDFDPVDLKIVEVIKSVASETGNLIYQNQIDKALKRILQISSLFNQYFQSKEPWKSPNLANNTLWISVNCVRTLSILLYPFIPTLSNTIWNQLGMKEQLIDQSWYSASNLLVKGGHEIGKDISPIFKRIEKEEIDRIKSNQIDN, from the coding sequence ATGTCTGAAGGCAATGACAATAATTCAAATCTCCAATTTGAGAATTCTGCCAACGAAAGCGAGTCTAAAGTACATAATTCTGATACTATCATTAATTTCAGTAAAACTGTGCAAAATTACGGAATTAATAGTGAAAAAAATGTAATAATTACTTCAGCCTTACCTTATGCTAATGGTGAAATACACCTAGGCCACATTGCAAGTACTTATTTACCTGCCGATATTTTTACAAGATTTTTAAAATTGACAGGAACCAAAGCTTATCATATATGTGCAACAGATGACTTTGGAACACCAATCTTAATAAGAGCCGAAAAGGAGGGAAAATCGCCAGAAGAATATGTGAAAGCTTGGAATGTTAAGGACAGGGTTGATTTCGAGTCCGTTGGGATAATATTTGATTACTTTTCGAAAACTAGTTCTGAAGAAAACATAAGATTTGTCCAGAATGTTTTCATTAAATTATACAATAACCAATACATTAGAGAAGAAACTGTCGTACAATACTATTGTAATGTAGATAAAAAATATCTGCCTGACAGATATGTGATTGGCACCTGTCCTTTTTGTAATGCAAAGGATCAGTACTCCGACTTATGTGAATCCTGTGGACGAGTTCCAGAAAAAATCTTAGATCCCAAGTGCATTTTATGTGGAACAACTCCTGTAAAGAAAGAAAGTCTTCACTACTTCTTTAAACTGTCTGAGTTTGGAGAAAAGTTGAAAAATTGGCTGAATAGTAACAGGAATTTACAATCGGATATAGTAAATTATGTTTTGAACTGGATTGACACAGGGCTTCAGGATTGGGATATTACTCGAGATCTTTCTTGGGGAGTGCCAATTCCTAAAATTAAATCAAGTGAGGATTTCAGAAATAAGGTTTTTTATGGATGGTTCGACAACCACTTATGCTATATTTCTGCCTTCAATGAATTCTCAGGAAGAGTTTTGAAAAAAGACGGCAGAGATTTATGGAACAATTCCGAAATAATTCACTTTATTGGTAAAGATATAGTTTATCACCATTATTTATTTTTGCCTGCGATTAGAATGGGTATTAATTCAGAGTACAAACTTCCAGATAGAATAATAACTCGAGGTCATTTGTTATTGCAAAATAGAAAATTATCCAAAAGTAAGAATTGGTCCATTAGTTTGAAAAGTTTCACAGACAACTTTAATTCAGATTATCTGCGATTCTATTTGGCTTCTATCATTCCGTTTTCCCAATCAGATATAAATTTTGACTGGGATACATTCTACGAAAAAATTAACAACGAGTTAATATCTAACATTGGAAATTTCATTAATAGAACACTTACTTTCACGAAAAAACAATTTGGAGGTATTGTACCATTACCAACAGATTTTGATCCTGTCGATCTGAAGATCGTGGAAGTGATCAAATCGGTGGCATCTGAGACTGGCAATTTAATTTATCAAAATCAAATTGATAAAGCTTTGAAGAGAATATTACAAATAAGTAGTTTATTTAATCAATATTTTCAAAGTAAAGAACCTTGGAAATCTCCTAATTTGGCAAATAATACGTTATGGATATCCGTTAACTGTGTAAGAACGCTTTCTATCCTTCTTTATCCATTCATACCTACCTTGTCTAATACAATTTGGAATCAATTAGGAATGAAAGAACAACTGATTGATCAAAGTTGGTATTCTGCAAGTAACCTTTTGGTCAAAGGAGGACACGAAATAGGAAAGGATATTAGTCCAATTTTCAAGCGGATTGAAAAGGAGGAAATTGATCGTATTAAATCTAATCAGATTGATAATTAA
- the egtD gene encoding L-histidine N(alpha)-methyltransferase, with product MGNNIDGFRNDITKGLRNPQQKSTPSKYLYDTLGSQLFELITEQPEYYPTRTEINILKNNSSELIKNISKDIVLIELGSGSSKKTQYLFHEILRKQEKLYYFPIDISMNFLDSIVTSLETLNKNLVVRGIPDDYINGIKQCNNILFENNIYFDTFSRLIVFFGSSIGNFEPEEARDFLKQIRLNIHDKDFLLVGFDLIKDVDLIEPAYNDKAGFTSKFNLNLLNRINNELRGNFDMRKFHHHAFYNSSKNRVEMHIKSRVDQTISILTIDENFHFDAGETIHTENSYKYDLTKIENLASRSGFAVDKVFSDKNDWFNLVLFRPC from the coding sequence TTGGGTAACAACATTGACGGATTCAGAAATGATATTACAAAAGGTTTACGCAATCCTCAACAAAAATCAACCCCGTCTAAATATCTTTATGACACATTGGGCTCTCAGTTGTTTGAACTAATAACGGAACAGCCGGAATACTATCCTACACGAACCGAAATTAATATTCTAAAAAATAACTCCTCTGAATTGATAAAAAATATATCTAAAGATATTGTGCTAATAGAATTGGGAAGTGGAAGCTCAAAAAAAACCCAGTATCTGTTTCATGAAATTTTGAGAAAGCAAGAAAAATTATATTACTTTCCTATCGATATTTCAATGAATTTCTTGGATTCGATCGTTACAAGTCTTGAAACTCTCAATAAGAACTTGGTGGTTAGGGGCATTCCAGATGATTACATAAACGGTATCAAACAATGCAATAACATATTATTTGAAAACAACATCTACTTTGATACTTTTTCGAGACTGATCGTTTTCTTCGGTTCAAGTATTGGTAATTTCGAACCAGAAGAAGCTAGAGATTTCTTAAAGCAGATTAGATTGAACATCCATGATAAAGATTTCCTTTTGGTTGGATTTGACTTGATCAAAGATGTTGATCTCATTGAACCCGCTTATAACGACAAGGCAGGTTTTACATCAAAATTCAATCTAAATTTGTTGAATCGAATTAACAACGAATTAAGGGGCAATTTTGATATGCGGAAATTTCACCACCATGCTTTCTACAATTCAAGTAAGAACAGGGTAGAAATGCATATTAAATCTAGAGTTGATCAAACTATCAGCATCCTTACGATAGATGAAAATTTTCATTTTGATGCTGGAGAAACGATTCATACAGAGAATTCTTACAAGTATGATCTAACGAAAATTGAAAATCTAGCATCGAGATCGGGATTTGCAGTAGACAAAGTATTCTCTGACAAGAATGACTGGTTTAATTTGGTATTGTTTAGGCCATGTTGA
- the thiD gene encoding bifunctional hydroxymethylpyrimidine kinase/phosphomethylpyrimidine kinase: MKKALSIAGSDSSAGAGIQADLKTFSALGIYGATVITTLTAQNTKTVSDIFVVPPKFFENQLRTTLTDIKPDVIKIGVLYDRSIIQIVKDELANCEKPIIVDPVLYSGTGIRLLDESSFEAFKQNILPLANVITPNLKEAELLSNTRVKSTNDLSKAARYICDLGAEIVIIKGGHYNRMNNEVSDFYYNFSRADYHKISNPRLPVTETHGTGCNFSSAIASYIAMGCEPKRAFILSNSYVNRALRNALKVGNGLLVANPISQIYNNSEKYETLITLQSSVENLEQLNYFSSLIPETKTNFVYSIPIPRDLFDVAGVVGRITNYQDKIRSPNVVKFGASNHVGRALLVANNFTPSIRSAINIKLTDRLLEICKELFKCSFYDRKYEHVDNAMKEGTTIQWGVKEAFKREPNLEVVFHYGDIGKEPMILIFAETPNGILTKIDEILRIFKKI; encoded by the coding sequence ATGAAAAAAGCTCTCAGCATTGCAGGAAGTGACTCATCTGCTGGGGCGGGAATCCAGGCAGATCTGAAGACTTTTTCGGCCTTGGGCATTTATGGTGCTACGGTAATTACTACCTTAACGGCTCAGAATACTAAAACAGTATCTGATATTTTTGTGGTCCCTCCAAAGTTTTTTGAAAATCAATTAAGAACTACACTAACAGATATCAAACCAGATGTAATTAAGATCGGCGTCCTATATGATAGATCTATAATCCAGATAGTGAAAGATGAGCTAGCAAATTGTGAAAAACCCATAATAGTCGATCCCGTTTTGTATTCGGGCACCGGGATTAGATTACTCGATGAGAGTTCTTTTGAAGCATTCAAGCAAAATATACTTCCATTGGCTAACGTAATTACACCAAATCTGAAAGAAGCTGAATTACTGAGTAATACCCGAGTCAAATCTACCAACGACTTGTCTAAAGCTGCTCGTTACATATGTGACCTCGGTGCAGAAATCGTCATAATAAAGGGAGGTCATTATAATAGGATGAATAATGAAGTTTCTGACTTTTACTACAATTTTTCCAGAGCTGATTATCATAAAATTTCGAACCCTAGACTTCCTGTAACAGAGACACACGGTACGGGTTGTAACTTTTCATCTGCAATCGCATCATATATCGCAATGGGTTGTGAGCCCAAACGCGCCTTTATACTTTCAAATTCCTACGTAAACAGAGCACTGAGAAATGCACTAAAAGTCGGTAACGGACTACTCGTCGCTAATCCCATCTCCCAGATTTACAATAATTCTGAAAAGTATGAAACCCTAATTACCTTGCAGTCCAGTGTTGAAAATTTAGAACAATTGAATTATTTTTCATCGCTAATCCCTGAGACTAAGACTAATTTTGTTTACTCTATACCCATTCCTCGTGATTTATTTGATGTTGCAGGGGTAGTTGGTCGGATTACTAATTATCAAGACAAGATTCGCTCCCCCAACGTAGTTAAGTTTGGCGCATCAAACCACGTAGGTAGGGCCCTTCTAGTCGCCAATAATTTTACTCCATCAATTCGATCGGCGATTAATATAAAATTAACAGATAGGCTCTTAGAGATTTGTAAAGAATTATTTAAGTGTTCATTCTATGACCGAAAATATGAGCATGTAGATAATGCAATGAAAGAAGGAACAACTATTCAGTGGGGTGTAAAGGAAGCCTTCAAAAGAGAGCCAAATCTAGAAGTAGTATTTCACTATGGGGACATAGGAAAAGAACCGATGATACTAATATTTGCAGAAACACCTAATGGAATTTTAACAAAAATAGACGAAATCCTAAGAATTTTCAAAAAGATCTAA
- a CDS encoding nucleotidyltransferase family protein, which translates to MKAVILAGGLGTRLQPYTFFIPKPMLPLGNKPLLEYLVEWLIKSKKIDQIVICVSYLHRSIEDYFEDGSRFGIEIKYSRSDRPLATAGQLKTAANHLEDSFVCLYGDSIYEFPLNEMIENHIKDKAFISMALTRYKTNLKYGFIELDGSEKKLVTDWKEKPEISGLINIGCYVFEPEFLKIIPSSVSFGMDEAVRSCIKNKKKVNSYIVKDGSFMDIGDKKSYLEAYKQYVKRLGKI; encoded by the coding sequence GTGAAAGCAGTCATATTAGCTGGTGGATTAGGTACTCGTTTACAACCATATACGTTTTTTATTCCAAAGCCTATGCTTCCTCTTGGAAATAAGCCTTTATTAGAATATCTAGTAGAATGGTTAATCAAATCCAAAAAAATAGATCAAATAGTTATATGTGTCAGTTATTTGCACAGATCTATCGAAGATTATTTTGAAGATGGTTCAAGATTTGGGATAGAAATTAAATATTCAAGGTCAGATAGACCCCTTGCCACCGCTGGGCAGTTAAAGACTGCTGCAAACCATTTAGAAGATTCATTTGTTTGTTTGTATGGCGATTCCATATATGAGTTTCCACTAAATGAAATGATTGAAAACCACATTAAGGACAAAGCATTCATTTCGATGGCCTTGACGAGGTACAAGACTAACCTCAAATATGGTTTCATCGAGTTGGACGGTAGCGAAAAAAAGCTTGTTACTGACTGGAAGGAAAAACCAGAAATATCAGGGCTAATAAACATTGGATGTTACGTTTTTGAACCTGAATTTTTGAAAATAATTCCATCCTCAGTATCTTTTGGAATGGATGAAGCGGTTAGATCATGTATCAAGAACAAAAAGAAGGTTAACTCATATATTGTAAAAGACGGTAGCTTTATGGATATAGGGGACAAGAAATCGTATCTAGAGGCCTATAAACAATATGTAAAAAGATTAGGAAAGATCTAG
- a CDS encoding translation initiation factor IF-5A: protein MDLGSLKVGSYIIIDGEPCRIVSYDHSKPGKHGSAKARVAAMGVFDGSRHSLVSPVSASVEVPLIDKRNGQVISISGQVLQIMDLETFEVFETSAVEDEIRDKITQGGEVEYWKVLDRVKIVRVKN from the coding sequence ATGGACCTCGGTAGTTTGAAAGTTGGGTCTTATATTATAATAGATGGAGAACCTTGCAGAATAGTCTCTTATGATCATAGCAAGCCAGGTAAGCATGGTTCCGCCAAAGCCCGAGTAGCGGCTATGGGTGTATTTGATGGATCAAGACATAGTCTTGTATCTCCGGTTTCGGCAAGTGTAGAGGTTCCGTTAATTGATAAGAGAAATGGGCAAGTTATTTCGATATCCGGACAAGTCTTACAAATCATGGATTTAGAAACATTCGAGGTATTTGAGACATCGGCTGTAGAAGATGAAATTAGAGATAAAATAACCCAGGGTGGAGAGGTCGAATACTGGAAGGTATTAGATAGAGTTAAGATCGTCAGAGTGAAAAACTAA
- a CDS encoding site-2 protease family protein: MEQQSKIKFDLHLPLILIHTPYGLRFFDRIAKTRAARFYAKFNTYLMPLITIMALFLIVGSVAALFSSETIREGARGVGPQANLLIPGLNPYLPIWEGWIALVITIIVHEAGHGIIARVYGVKVESTGLVLFLGIPIGAFVNIERDELNGISMKQKSSILTAGPMTNILLAAISLIAILLITSSLIITKPIDPDLYGVVITNVNSGSLAESIGLQKGDTIQQIQDTQIRDPTQLNENLNNNLGKSVTIEVITESGQQITKDATLPAQREPGKGILGVSITPIADPKEVLDRYNTMVFTSPLGLLAPPTFVQGMVPFSDFMADKYTSPIFGSYYTIPANLFFWLWFINFNVAIFNALPIGPLDGGQLYNSLIDKKTQNKRGLLKYSSKIVTYGMVIVVVLSIALPYLLK, translated from the coding sequence TTGGAACAGCAATCAAAAATAAAGTTTGATCTTCATTTACCTCTTATTTTAATTCATACTCCTTATGGTTTAAGGTTCTTTGACAGGATCGCAAAAACCAGAGCTGCGAGATTTTATGCTAAATTTAACACCTACTTGATGCCGTTAATTACCATCATGGCATTATTCCTAATAGTTGGTAGTGTGGCCGCATTATTTTCTAGCGAAACTATTAGAGAAGGAGCAAGAGGTGTTGGCCCTCAGGCCAATCTGTTAATTCCGGGATTAAATCCATACTTACCAATTTGGGAGGGCTGGATTGCTTTGGTTATTACAATAATTGTTCACGAAGCAGGCCATGGGATAATCGCTCGTGTTTACGGAGTAAAAGTTGAATCAACTGGTCTAGTCTTATTTTTGGGTATACCCATAGGGGCCTTTGTAAATATTGAACGTGATGAACTAAATGGAATTTCTATGAAACAAAAGAGTTCAATCCTGACTGCCGGTCCTATGACAAATATCCTGCTTGCAGCGATTTCATTGATTGCAATTCTACTAATAACATCAAGTCTAATTATCACCAAACCGATAGACCCTGATCTCTACGGAGTAGTAATCACAAATGTGAATTCAGGATCTCTCGCAGAGTCCATAGGACTACAAAAGGGAGATACTATCCAACAGATTCAGGACACGCAAATACGTGATCCAACACAGCTTAACGAAAACTTGAATAATAACCTTGGAAAGTCGGTGACAATAGAGGTAATAACTGAGTCAGGTCAACAAATAACTAAAGATGCAACGTTACCAGCTCAACGTGAGCCAGGAAAGGGGATATTGGGCGTTTCAATTACTCCTATAGCTGATCCAAAAGAAGTATTGGATAGGTATAACACCATGGTGTTTACATCACCACTGGGATTGTTGGCACCTCCAACATTCGTGCAAGGAATGGTACCCTTTTCTGACTTTATGGCTGATAAGTATACTTCACCAATTTTTGGTTCCTACTACACAATACCCGCGAATCTCTTCTTTTGGCTATGGTTCATAAACTTCAATGTTGCAATCTTTAACGCACTTCCAATAGGACCTCTGGACGGTGGTCAATTATACAATTCTCTGATAGACAAAAAAACTCAAAATAAAAGGGGCTTACTGAAGTATTCTTCAAAGATAGTTACATATGGAATGGTAATCGTGGTTGTTTTGTCCATAGCCTTACCTTATTTGCTAAAATGA
- the cysS gene encoding cysteine--tRNA ligase: protein MKLYNTLTNSIEEIDLSKNILNIYLCGVTVYDECHIGHARTIIVFDVLRRLLKTKGIKVNFVQNFTDIDDKIIARALEEGIDAKEISNRYIKSYFRDFSALNVLGADAYPLVTENIDEIIKFIQGLIDKKKAYLALNGVYFRVSEFPDYGKLSKKNMQQMFPGVRIELDEAKNDPRDFALWKFSSKGPTWPSPWGRGRPGWHIECSAMALKYLGNTIDIHGGGQDLIFPHHENEIAQSEGLVGGPFAKLWMHVGMVTIKSEKMSKSIGNTIKISEMLKTTGPNVIRLFCVSSHYSKPVDYSENVILELKNKWRQIANAYHELEFRIRNNISIVNGEKNLDKDDEKLVKAYKEFETELENDLNFPIAMMVFYKFVNILNQKLTEKDRLSISYMQNSLNTLRKFMDIIGLKINSIRDEDSLEIEKYIAIRNQLRKDRKYDEADKVRSQLESKYNIELIDHKDYTFWKIKSRDDS, encoded by the coding sequence ATGAAGTTGTATAATACTCTTACAAATAGCATTGAAGAAATAGACTTATCTAAGAATATCCTGAATATTTATCTCTGCGGTGTCACAGTTTATGATGAATGTCATATCGGACATGCAAGAACAATAATTGTATTTGATGTCTTGAGAAGATTACTTAAAACTAAAGGGATTAAAGTAAATTTTGTGCAGAATTTCACGGATATTGATGACAAGATAATAGCGAGGGCTTTAGAGGAAGGGATAGACGCTAAAGAAATCTCGAACAGATACATTAAGAGTTATTTCAGAGACTTTAGTGCACTTAATGTCTTAGGAGCCGATGCATATCCCTTGGTGACTGAAAATATAGACGAGATCATTAAATTTATCCAGGGTCTGATTGACAAGAAAAAAGCATACTTAGCACTAAATGGAGTGTATTTTCGGGTGAGCGAATTTCCTGACTACGGTAAATTGTCAAAAAAAAATATGCAACAAATGTTTCCGGGCGTCAGAATTGAATTGGATGAAGCAAAAAACGATCCCCGAGATTTTGCCCTGTGGAAGTTTAGTTCTAAGGGTCCTACTTGGCCAAGTCCGTGGGGTAGAGGAAGACCGGGTTGGCATATTGAATGTTCAGCAATGGCCCTAAAATATCTAGGCAATACGATAGACATACATGGAGGAGGCCAAGACCTTATTTTTCCACATCATGAAAATGAGATCGCTCAATCTGAGGGATTGGTCGGAGGTCCATTCGCTAAATTATGGATGCATGTCGGAATGGTAACGATTAAATCTGAAAAAATGTCTAAATCGATAGGCAATACCATAAAGATTAGTGAAATGCTAAAGACAACTGGTCCTAATGTCATTAGACTTTTTTGTGTATCATCGCATTACTCAAAACCAGTTGATTATTCTGAAAATGTTATTCTAGAATTGAAAAATAAATGGAGGCAAATCGCTAATGCATATCACGAATTAGAATTTAGAATACGAAACAATATTTCGATTGTCAATGGTGAAAAAAATTTAGACAAAGATGATGAAAAGTTAGTGAAGGCGTATAAGGAATTTGAAACTGAGTTGGAAAATGATTTGAATTTCCCTATTGCAATGATGGTATTTTATAAATTCGTGAATATACTTAATCAAAAGCTCACTGAAAAGGACAGATTATCGATTTCTTACATGCAAAACTCTCTTAATACTTTGCGAAAATTCATGGACATAATTGGTTTGAAAATCAATAGCATAAGGGACGAAGATTCCCTAGAGATAGAAAAATATATTGCGATAAGAAATCAGTTGCGAAAAGACAGGAAGTATGACGAGGCAGATAAGGTTCGTTCTCAATTGGAAAGTAAATATAATATTGAATTAATAGATCACAAGGATTATACTTTTTGGAAGATAAAGTCCAGAGACGATTCTTGA
- a CDS encoding Rieske (2Fe-2S) protein yields the protein MTWIRVASTGDIKEGSGKELNINGQRIALFLSKNRYYAIEALCRHQDGSLAPGKVEGEVVECPLHFWHYNIRTGELLDYMEGVQLNTYPVEIRNNDIYINL from the coding sequence ATGACATGGATCAGAGTAGCTAGCACAGGCGACATCAAGGAGGGTAGTGGGAAGGAGCTAAACATCAATGGTCAACGGATAGCCTTATTTTTGTCGAAAAATAGGTACTATGCTATTGAGGCACTTTGTAGACATCAAGACGGATCCTTAGCTCCCGGTAAGGTTGAAGGTGAGGTGGTGGAGTGTCCCTTACATTTTTGGCACTATAACATCCGCACTGGAGAATTATTGGACTATATGGAGGGTGTGCAATTGAATACATACCCGGTTGAAATCCGAAATAATGATATCTACATTAACCTATAA
- a CDS encoding class I SAM-dependent methyltransferase, which translates to MKSSLFNFKLLYCINHDDRVYPLELDPFVIDSDNKNECVEGFLKCPECKVTFPIISGVPIIVKDFVKYSSQRLSTFGRWYSISRSEEMKRFLKDVSARLEKNSLAENRYEIDGRYFQTYKWLHNENFESDKFLHLLRWKIKPSDIYRKLTTGISYEPEGIALDLGCALGLSTFELSKKFSFVFGIDSSFSFMVEAKKKSLEAGITNVEFFVCDLLSLPFKNQKFHLVFGLNIVEFLPIQKMLSVVYNLLKPQSMFVLTTPYDYNREVVCNPNLNAETLRKALEKGGFEITVKTKKESYIPWILKINERTYLFYFLDLIESRKISKHKH; encoded by the coding sequence TTGAAGTCCTCATTATTTAATTTTAAACTGTTGTATTGTATAAATCACGATGACCGAGTCTATCCTCTAGAACTAGATCCTTTTGTTATTGATTCAGATAATAAAAATGAGTGTGTAGAAGGCTTCCTTAAATGCCCAGAGTGTAAAGTCACCTTTCCAATAATTTCAGGTGTACCCATAATTGTAAAGGATTTTGTCAAATACTCTTCCCAGCGATTATCGACTTTTGGCAGGTGGTATTCTATCAGCAGAAGTGAAGAAATGAAGCGTTTTTTGAAGGACGTATCCGCAAGACTGGAAAAAAATTCTCTTGCCGAAAACAGGTACGAAATCGATGGCAGATATTTTCAAACATATAAATGGCTGCATAATGAAAATTTTGAAAGCGACAAGTTCCTGCATCTATTGAGATGGAAGATAAAACCTTCTGATATATACAGGAAATTGACAACTGGGATCAGTTACGAGCCTGAAGGCATAGCCTTGGATCTAGGCTGTGCTTTAGGGCTCTCAACGTTCGAGCTATCTAAGAAGTTTTCCTTCGTCTTTGGAATTGATTCCTCCTTCTCCTTCATGGTTGAGGCAAAGAAGAAATCCCTTGAAGCAGGTATTACAAACGTAGAGTTTTTTGTATGTGACTTACTTTCTTTACCATTCAAAAATCAAAAATTCCATTTAGTATTTGGGCTAAACATAGTGGAATTTCTCCCGATTCAAAAAATGTTATCCGTAGTTTACAATTTACTAAAGCCTCAGTCCATGTTTGTGCTCACAACACCTTATGATTACAATAGGGAAGTTGTATGTAATCCCAATTTGAATGCTGAAACTTTGAGAAAGGCACTAGAGAAAGGCGGTTTTGAGATTACTGTCAAAACAAAGAAAGAATCATATATACCTTGGATCCTAAAAATTAACGAGAGGACTTATCTTTTCTATTTTCTCGACTTGATAGAATCTAGAAAGATATCAAAACATAAGCACTAA